A genomic window from Thermostichus vulcanus str. 'Rupite' includes:
- a CDS encoding FitA-like ribbon-helix-helix domain-containing protein: MPTSLTLKNIPDILYERLKASAEKNRRSLNSEAIVCLESVLLPTQISPGERLARARQLRASLFPGKFHLQDIEAFKQQGRP; the protein is encoded by the coding sequence ATGCCCACAAGCCTGACTTTGAAGAATATTCCTGACATTCTCTATGAGCGATTGAAAGCCTCAGCAGAAAAGAATCGGCGCAGCTTGAACAGTGAAGCCATCGTGTGCTTAGAATCCGTACTGCTGCCAACCCAGATCTCACCTGGTGAACGCCTAGCCAGAGCTCGCCAACTCCGGGCCTCCTTGTTCCCAGGGAAATTCCATTTGCAGGACATTGAGGCCTTTAAGCAGCAGGGCCGTCCATGA